The Medicago truncatula cultivar Jemalong A17 chromosome 4, MtrunA17r5.0-ANR, whole genome shotgun sequence genome includes a region encoding these proteins:
- the LOC25493674 gene encoding protein NOI4 has protein sequence MASQDKGRPLPKFGEWDVNNPASAEGFTVIFNKARDEKKTNTSINMATPRTADPVFKNDNHPKYPRKSKWFCCG, from the exons ATGGCTTCG CAGGATAAAGGTCGACCATTGCCTAAATTTGGTGAGTGGGATGTGAACAATCCTGCCTCAGCCGAAGGTTTTACAGTCATTTTCAACAAGGctagagatgagaagaagacCAATACTTCTATCAACATGGCTACTCCACGTACAGCTGATCCTGTCTTCAAGAATGACAACCATCCTAAATATCCTCGAAAG AGTAAGTGGTTTTGCTGCGGTTGA